AGATTTTGAGCAAATAGCGGAAGTGGAAGCCATAGAGATTGCAAAAAGGCGTTTTCAGGAAATAAAAACAGGTATGGTAAAACCCATTACTGAAAAGGAATTTCGCGAATTAATGAAACGCGAAGGAATAGAGTAATTATTCTAATTCTCGGTGTAATGTATAATGCGTATAGCCGTTTGTGATATGTGTCGTAGATATCTTTTCGCTGCCTTGCGCTTAAATGTATATTGTGTTATCTTCAAGCAGATAGATTATTCTAATATTACCCACTCGTAATGTGTAGCAATTTTCTCCACCGTGAAGATGCTTGAAATGCTCTGGATTTTCTTTTATCTGTTATCCCCCATACATCTTCGACTTGTTTATCAAATCAAGAATCATCGGCATTAATTCGCGCCCGCTTACAATCCCAAGGCCGCCCTGCATCGCAGAAAATTCGTCAAACTCTTTGACAGAATCCGGTCGCACAGGCTCTCCGTGAATCAAAATTACTGTAGGGTCTGCAGTATGGTCTTTTACAGAAACTGGCGTAGAGTGGTCCGAGACAACGACAATTACCGCATCAATTTCCTTTATTTTTGAGAAGAATTCTTTATCTATTCTTTCGATGAATTTTTTCTTTTTTGCAAAATCGCCGTCATGCCCGCACGAATCTGCGCCTTTGATGTGCGCGAAAACAAAATCATGGGTCTTTAGCGCGTCTATGGCGGCATTTGCTTTTCCTTCAAGGTTTGTGTTTACCGTTGCATCAGCTCCTTTGACTTCTATTATGTTCATTCCGATATCGCGCGCAACACCCTTGTAAAGCGCGCCACCGGCAACACATGCCGCAGACAATCCGTATTTCTCCTTAAAAGGCACGGTTTCTTCATACATTCCTGCGCCGCGGAGCAGAAGTATATTTGCAGGCCTTTTTCCGCGCTTTATCCGGTCCTGGTTGATTGGAGATTTGCTGAATATTTCGTAAATCTTTTTTGTGAGGTGGTTAACGATGCTCGCAGTTCTGTGGGCCTCTTCAGTATGGTCGAGAGCATGCGATTTTTGGACTTCGGTAAGCGTGTGCGGATCTGTATTTGTTATCTTTTTTGAAAGATGCTTTCCGCGCAGAACTATTACGCCACGATGTTCTGTTG
This window of the Nanoarchaeota archaeon genome carries:
- a CDS encoding 2,3-bisphosphoglycerate-independent phosphoglycerate mutase, giving the protein MQSKCLLVVLDGLTDRGKKTPLSSAKHPNLDRLAREGISGQFFSINRGVKPSSDTAHLSILGYDPEKYYEGRGVYEDLGAGIELQEGDVCFRANAATVDDKFNIIDRRSGRNDYRLGELFDLINLMKMKDVFDKTHGKLLDDVKVIARHTTEHRGVIVLRGKHLSKKITNTDPHTLTEVQKSHALDHTEEAHRTASIVNHLTKKIYEIFSKSPINQDRIKRGKRPANILLLRGAGMYEETVPFKEKYGLSAACVAGGALYKGVARDIGMNIIEVKGADATVNTNLEGKANAAIDALKTHDFVFAHIKGADSCGHDGDFAKKKKFIERIDKEFFSKIKEIDAVIVVVSDHSTPVSVKDHTADPTVILIHGEPVRPDSVKEFDEFSAMQGGLGIVSGRELMPMILDLINKSKMYGG